A window of Mesomycoplasma lagogenitalium contains these coding sequences:
- a CDS encoding ribulose phosphate epimerase, producing MKYSQSVCALNLYSSLNIIDELVASGMKFIHIDFMDSFYVENFGFSYEMAEFLINRYPEINFDAHLMVKKPLRLIEKLQNIGFKTIFLPANEINQNDFINTSKNYPNLSFGIMLEAKNNPQDYKNLIINSKKILLMTINKIGGTGVQLDQKLFEKVKEIKNINQHITIYSDGGLRVNNSDLFYNNEIDIAVGGSIIFSFENPKSFYKWWKEKYDS from the coding sequence ATGAAATATTCTCAAAGTGTTTGTGCATTAAATTTATATTCATCGCTAAATATTATCGATGAATTAGTTGCAAGCGGAATGAAATTTATTCATATCGATTTTATGGATAGCTTCTATGTTGAAAATTTTGGATTTTCTTATGAAATGGCTGAATTTTTAATTAATAGATATCCTGAAATTAATTTTGATGCTCATTTAATGGTTAAAAAACCGCTTAGATTAATTGAAAAATTACAAAATATAGGTTTTAAAACAATTTTTTTACCAGCAAACGAAATTAATCAAAATGATTTTATAAATACATCTAAAAATTATCCAAATTTATCTTTTGGAATAATGCTTGAAGCTAAAAATAATCCACAAGATTATAAAAACTTAATAATAAATTCTAAAAAAATACTTTTAATGACTATTAATAAAATAGGCGGAACTGGAGTTCAATTAGATCAAAAATTATTTGAAAAAGTTAAAGAAATTAAAAATATTAATCAACATATAACAATTTATTCAGATGGTGGCTTAAGAGTTAATAATTCTGATTTATTTTACAACAATGAAATTGATATAGCAGTTGGCGGTTCGATTATATTTTCATTTGAAAATCCAAAATCTTTTTATAAATGATGGAAAGAAAAATATGATTCTTAA
- a CDS encoding MurR/RpiR family transcriptional regulator: MDNNILKRINSLTNVEKRILDFINLFHEKEFDFSQKELSQIIYCSEASISRFAKKYGFNSYKLLTIYINKRIKEIEFLENSIDHLKNEKGFLNIYETQKYAVNSALSKENIFKIKLATSYIKKANKVFLFALGTSAKIMSEFAVNLKKISIHSIFDMDFHSIFPLLGTIEKDDVVICLSNNFNNNEIHFAIHKAKELGAKTIVITSNYENIFANLIDIKIIYSKISNLENLVPLSSKISHLVILDYLFNYILNSDKKYQYYLQKTNNILLEWRKLVILKENK, translated from the coding sequence ATGGATAACAATATATTAAAGAGAATTAATTCATTAACTAATGTAGAAAAAAGAATTTTAGATTTTATAAATCTTTTTCATGAAAAAGAATTTGATTTTTCACAAAAGGAATTGTCACAAATTATTTATTGTTCTGAAGCTTCAATTTCAAGATTTGCAAAAAAATATGGCTTTAATTCATATAAATTATTAACTATTTATATTAATAAAAGAATTAAAGAAATTGAATTTTTAGAAAATTCTATTGATCATCTAAAAAATGAAAAGGGTTTTTTAAATATTTATGAAACACAAAAATATGCTGTTAATTCAGCGCTTTCAAAAGAAAATATTTTTAAAATTAAATTAGCGACATCATATATTAAAAAAGCAAATAAAGTTTTTCTTTTTGCTTTAGGAACTAGTGCAAAAATAATGTCTGAATTTGCTGTAAATTTAAAAAAAATATCAATTCATTCAATTTTTGATATGGATTTTCACTCAATTTTTCCACTTTTAGGAACAATTGAAAAAGATGATGTAGTAATTTGTTTATCAAATAATTTTAATAACAATGAAATTCATTTTGCCATTCATAAAGCTAAAGAATTAGGTGCAAAAACAATTGTTATTACTTCTAATTATGAAAACATTTTTGCTAATTTAATTGATATTAAAATAATTTATTCAAAAATTTCTAATTTGGAAAATTTAGTCCCTCTTTCATCAAAAATTTCACACTTAGTCATTCTAGATTATTTATTTAATTACATTTTAAATTCTGATAAAAAATATCAATATTATTTACAAAAAACAAATAATATATTACTAGAATGAAGAAAATTAGTTATTTTAAAGGAAAATAAATAA